A region of Betta splendens chromosome 13, fBetSpl5.4, whole genome shotgun sequence DNA encodes the following proteins:
- the arhgap35a gene encoding rho GTPase-activating protein 35 → MMMAKKQDARTPTYNLVVVGLSGTEKEKGQCGVGKSCLCNRFVRPSADDFYLDHTSVLSTSDFGGRVVNNDHFLFWGEATRTMEEGPESRMNVVEQTEFIDDQTFQPHRSTALQPYIKRAASTKLASAEKLMYFCTDQLGLEQDFEQKQMPEGKLVVDGFLLCVDVSRGMNRSFEDQMKFVTNLYNQLAKTKKPVVLVLTKCDEGVERYIKDSHTFALAKKNLQVVETSARSNINVDLSFLTLVQLIDKSRGKPKIIPYFEALKQQSQQIASAKDRYEWLITQIVKNHNEIWPTVSRHMQTAPQYKDYVFLESTAKAKKLFQQHVHRLKQEHIEKRRKAYLTALPQSLSVLLPELDEIDHLSWSGVQKVLETKRDFSQWFVVLDDTPWETTSHIDNMEDDRIPQDLLETPAAETIYETHLEQLRNERKRSEMRWEFKEKLSVSPFITPGKPWEEARSFIMNEDFYQWLDEAEYLDIYNKHQKEIIDRAKEDFQELLLEYSELFYELEVDAKPSKEKMGAIQEVLGEEQRFKALQKLQAERDALVLKHIHFVYHPTKDTCPNSPHCVDSKIEQILASRFPTRYASESSRLDGGRAERINLVILGKDGLAREMANEIRALCTSDDRYVLDGKMYELTLRPIEGNVRLPVNSFHTPTFTPHGCLCLYNSKESLSYVVESIEKLRESTISRRDRENSFAQLPLSLLLVTKRGVGSIGDIGGETAQTLIQQGQQVAGKLQCTYLDPASPGMGYARNVSEKQINQMLKGLLESRRSIGSSSPPLPPPISAFRDSQTQSVPEADLRIVMCLMCGDTYDLDQLLAPFLLPQHCRPASNLSSGTSVLLDLSIGGQRQNIELSLLSFHSSFSLRKTRLVHGYIAVYSARRKASMETLCAFLCEVQDIIPVQLLAVGENQMELSDSDSAKEQVSQGEELAHEIDARFNTVICGHGGVVGGLHKIDLFQSFLKEVVEKRTIVEATHMYDHVAEGCTTESTSPRCGSPSPVNILMDSEDDIDPSPPYPTLREDSSFASQLANFKLPDLDSSDNFSVISELSTFESKLNNKVPPQVKPKPVRKVNLNRPVPQAVTWAPGSDGGYDPSDYAEPMDAVSKPRPTEEENIYSVPHDSTQGKIITIRNANKGHSNGSTGGNGSDSEADSSSLERRRKLSAIGAKPKLYRDRSKRLGKFSSFRTSFSIGSDDEMGGPPKASQDDGGGQKDNSIEEGEDPKRRNILKSLRRNTKKQRAKPRHSISKPIESNYFGLPLVNVVSPDRPIPVFIEKCIRFIETTGLSTEGIYRVSGNKAEMESMQRQFEQDHGLDLVEKDFTMNTVAGAMKAFFSELPEPLVPYGMQGDLVDAFKINDREQRFQTMKDILRRFPKENYEVFKYVISHLNKVSQNNKLNLMTSENLSICFWPTLMRPDFTTMDALTATRTYQTIIESFIHQCAYFFYNQPLADGLPGSPTSTLSFGGGSSAYSCMAGGYSSSPAPSPAPYILPATPPVIPHYGPPIHHHQHHHHHHHHHHQSPPHSPPATPQSPILLPPSMHPHHPPAEQHTL, encoded by the exons ATGCCTGAAGGCAAGCTTGTGGTGGATGGCTTCTTACTCTGTGTGGATGTTAGCAGGGGCATGAACCGTAGCTTTGAGGACCAGATGAAGTTTGTTACCAACCTGTACAACCAGCTAGCTAAAACAAAGAAGCCCGTGGTACTGGTTCTCACCAAATGCGATGAAGGAGTTGAGCGTTATATTAAAGACTCGCACACATTTGCCCTAGCCAAGAAAAATCTACAGGTGGTAGAAACATCAGCACGCTCAAATATCAATGTTGACCTATCTTTTCTTACTCTAGTTCAACTAATAGACAAAAGTAGGGGAAAGCCTAAAATTATTCCTTACTTCGAGGCACTGAAACAGCAAAGTCAACAGATTGCCTCAGCCAAGGACCGGTATGAGTGGCTAATCACTCAAATTGTGAAGAACCATAATGAGATATGGCCCACTGTTAGTCGCCACATGCAGACTGCGCCTCAATATAAGGATTATGTTTTCCTTGAGAGCACAGCTAAAGCCAAGAAGCTCTTCCAGCAGCATGTGCATAGACTTAAACAAGAGCACATAGAGAAACGTCGGAAGGCCTATCTAACTGCTCTGCCACAGTCCCTGTCTGTGCTATTGCCAGAGTTAGATGAGATAGACCACCTAAGCTGGTCTGGAGTTCAGAAAGTCCTGGAGACGAAGAGAGACTTCTCCCAGTGGTTCGTAGTGCTAGATGACACCCCCTGGGAGACCACGTCACACATTGACAATATGGAGGATGATCGAATCCCCCAGGATCTACTAGAGACCCCAGCAGCTGAAACGATCTATGAAACCCACCTGGAGCAGCTAAGGAATGAGCGTAAACGAAGTGAGATGAGATGGGAGTTCAAGGAGAAGCTAAGTGTCTCTCCTTTCATCACACCAGGGAAACCCTGGGAGGAAGCCCGAAGCTTCATCATGAACGAAGACTTTTACCAGTGGTTGGATGAGGCTGAATATCTAGATATCTACAACAAACACCAGAAGGAAATCATTGATCGAGCCAAAGAGGACTTTCAGGAACTTCTTCTGGAATACTCTGAGCTTTTTTATGAGCTGGAAGTAGATGCAAAGCCAAGTAAAGAGAAAATGGGAGCCATTCAGGAGGTGTTGGGTGAGGAGCAGAGGTTTAAAGCCCTGCAAAAACTGCAGGCAGAAAGGGATGCCCTGGTATTGAAACATATCCACTTTGTTTACCACCCTACAAAGGACACCTGTCCTAACAGCCCCCACTGTGTGGACAGTAAGATAGAACAGATTCTGGCGTCCAGATTTCCTACCCGCTACGCATCAGAAAGTTCCAGactggatggagggagggctGAACGAATAAATCTTGTCATTCTTGGCAAAGATGGGCTTGCAAGAGAGATGGCAAATGAGATAAGGGCCCTGTGCACCAGTGATGACCGGTACGTGTTAGATGGAAAGATGTACGAGTTAACCCTTCGTCCCATAGAGGGGAACGTACGCCTGCCAGTTAATTCCTTTCACACACCAACCTTTACACCCCATGGTTGCCTGTGCTTGTACAACTCAAAGGAATCCCTCTCATATGTTGTTGAGAGTATAGAGAAGCTCAGAGAGTCAACTATTAGTAGAAGGGACAGGGAGAACAGCTTTGCCCAACTTCCGCTGTCTTTACTTCTGGTTACCAAGCGGGGGGTAGGATCCATTGGAGATATTGGGGGAGAGACAGCTCAGACTCTCATTCAGCAAGGGCAGCAGGTGGCTGGGAAGTTACAGTGCACTTACCTAGACCCTGCCTCTCCAGGTATGGGCTATGCACGTAATGTCAGTGAGAAGCAGATCAATCAAATGCTGAAAGGTCTCTTAGAATCACGGAGAAGCATAGGGAGCAGCTCCCCTCCTCTACCCCCTCCAATCTCTGCCTTCAGAGACTCTCAGACACAGTCAGTGCCAGAAGCAGATCTGAGGATAGTGATGTGCCTGATGTGTGGAGATACATACGACCTAGACCAACTCCTTGCTCCATTTCTGTTACCCCAGCATTGTCGTCCTGCTTCTAATCTCAGCAGTGGCACCTCTGTTCTGCTGGATCTCAGCATAGGAGGACAGAGGCAGAATATTGAACTGTCATTGCTCTCGTTCCACTCTTCGTTCTCCCTCCGCAAAACCAGGCTTGTCCATGGCTACATTGCAGTTTACTCTGCTCGCCGCAAGGCCTCTATGGAGACATTATGTGCTTTCCTGTGTGAGGTCCAAGACATTATACCTGTCCAGTTGCTAGCAGTAGGTGAAAACCAGATGGAACTGTCAGACTCTGACTCAGCTAAGGAACAGGTCAGTCAAGGAGAGGAGCTGGCCCATGAAATAGATGCCAGGTTTAACACAGTCATCTGTGGACATGGAGGTGTTGTCGGGGGCCTTCATAAGATAGATCTTTTTCAATCCTTCCTTAAAGAAGTTGTAGAGAAGCGCACCATTGTTGAGGCCACACACATGTATGATCATGTAGCTGAAGGATGTACCACTGAAAGTACCAGCCCTCGCTGTGGCTCCCCTAGTCCAGTTAACATTCTTATGGACTCAGAGGACGATATTGACCCATCACCACCTTATCCCACCCTGAGGGAGGACAGTAGTTTTGCTTCTCAGTTAGCAAACTTCAAGTTGCCTGATCTGGATTCGAGTGACAATTTCTCTGTTATTTCTGAGCTTAGCACCTTTGAAAGCAAGTTGAATAACAAGGTCCCTCCACAAGTGAAGCCCAAGCCTGTGCGCAAGGTTAACCTTAATCGACCAGTGCCCCAAGCTGTCACCTGGGCTCCAGGTAGTGATGGCGGCTACGACCCCTCAGACTACGCAGAGCCCATGGATGCTGTGAGCAAACCTCGAcccacagaggaggaaaacatttACTCTGTTCCCCATGACAGCACACAGGGCAAGATCATCACCATCAGGAATGCAAACAAAGGTCACTCCAATGGCAGCACTGGAGGGAATGGATCCGACAGCGAGGCTGATAGTAGCTCACTGGAGCGCAGGAGAAAGCTGTCTGCCATTGGGGCAAAGCCTAAACTCTACAGGGACAGGTCCAAACGGCTCGGCAAGTTCAGCAGTTTCAGGACAAGCTTCTCTATAGGTAGTGATGATGAGATGGGGGGTCCACCCAAGGCGAGCCAAGATGATGGAGGAGGTCAGAAGGACAACTCTATCGAGGAGGGCGAGGACCCTAAAAGAAGAAACATCCTTAAGAGCCTGCGCAGAAACACAAAG AAACAACGAGCCAAACCAAGACATTCCATTTCAAAACCAATTGAGAGCAACTACTTTGGCCTGCCACTGGTCAACGTGGTCAGTCCTGACAGGCCAATCCCGGTCTTCATTGAGAAGTGCATCCGGTTCATCGAGACGACAG GCTTGAGCACAGAAGGCATCTACAGGGTCAGTGGGAACAAGGCGGAGATGGAGAGCATGCAACGACAGTTTGAACAAG ATCACGGCCTGGATCTAGTAGAGAAGGACTTCACCATGAACACAGTGGCAGGAGCCATGAAGGCCTTCTTCTCTGAACTACCCGAGCCTCTGGTTCCCTACGGCATGCAGGGAGACCTGGTGGACGCCTTCA AGATCAACGACAGGGAGCAGCGCTTCCAGACAATGAAGGACATTCTGCGCCGCTTCCCCAAGGAAAATTACGAGGTCTTCAAATATGTCATCAGCCACTTAAACAA agtgAGCCAGAACAACAAGCTGAACTTGATGACGAGCGAGAATCTGTCCATCTGCTTCTGGCCCACTCTCATGAGACCAGACTTCACCACCATGGACGCCCTGACTGCCACCCGCACCTACCAGACAATCATCGAGAGCTTCATCCACCAGTGCGCATACTTCTTCTACAACCAGCCCCTGGCCGACGGCCTCCCTGGGTCCCCCACCTCCACGCTGTCTTTCGGGGGAGGGTCCTCAGCCTACTCCTGCATGGCTGGAGGCTACTCATCCTCACCGGCTCCGTCCCCGGCTCCCTACATCCTCCCTGCCACACCTCCTGTCATTCCACACTACGGCCCGCCCATCCACCAtcaccaacaccaccaccaccaccaccaccatcatcatcagtccCCACCCCACTCCCCGCCTGCTACACCCCAGTCCCCGATCTTGCTGCCGCCTTCCATGCACCCCCATCACCCTCCTGCGGAACAACATACGCTGTGA